The sequence below is a genomic window from Candidatus Bipolaricaulota bacterium.
CGAGCAGGGCGGAGGCATCGTAATCCGCTCCGCCGAGGGAGAAGCGCACGGCAAGGATCGGAGATCGCTCCACCTTGAACCGGCTCTCCCGGTAGGCAAAGCGGCACTCATCCCGCGTAAACCGAACGACCTCGCCGCCCGAATCGATCGCCCATACGGACTCCACCCGCTCCCCGATCTGAGCTCCGGTAATTCCGGCGTTCATCGCCACCGCCCCCCCGATCGTCCCGGGGATCCCAGCGAGGAAATCGAGGGACCTCGTCCCCTGGTGATGGAGAAGGGTGAGAAGCTCGGAAATCCTTGCCCCGGCAGCGGCGGTGACATGTTCCCCGTCGATCGCGATCCCGTCGAGTCGAGCCGTCGAGATCACGACACCAGGGAAGCCCGAGTCGGGGAACAGCACGTTGGAGCCACCACCAAGGACGAAGTGCCGGACCCCCTCCTTCCGGCACAGCCCCACCACCTCCCTCAGGGCAGCGGGGGACTTTGGGAGGGCGAAGACCGCGGCCGGTCCCCCGACCTTGAACGTGGTGTGGCGAGCGAGCGGTTCGAAATAGCGGACTGAGGCGAATTGAGAGATGCGGGCGGCAAGCCCCGCGCTCACGCCGGGCAGAAGCTTCCCTCCTTCAGGAAGCATGACAGCTCCTCCGTCACCGTCCAGATGTCCCCGGCTCCGAAGCTGATGATGAAGTCGTGCGGGGCGATGTAGCGCTTGAGGAAGGAGAGGACCTCCTCTTTGCTGCGGATGAAGTACAGGTCAGCCGCGGTCTCCCGCGCCACCGCCTCCACGATCTCCCGTGCCGACACCCCGGGGATCGGACGCTCGTTCGCCGGATAGATGGAGGTGATGACGACCGTGTCGGCAAGGCGGAACGCTGCTCCGAACTCCGGACCGATGGTCTGGGTGCGGGTGTAGCGGTGCGGTTGGAAGATGGCGACGATCCGGCGCCGCTCCCAGCCGGTGCGGATCGCGTCCAGCGTAGCTGCGATCTCCTCCGGGAGATGAGCGTAGTCATCGACGACCGTCACCCCGTTCTCCTCCAGCAGCTGGAACCGACGCTGGGGAAGGATGAACCCGCGCAGAGCGGCGGCAGCGGTCGGGATCGGGACCCCGGCGAGGTAGGCCGCCCCGATCGCGGCCAGGGCATTGCGCACGTTGTGGTCCCCGGGAGCGGGAAGGTGGACGGTGGCGACCTCCTGTCCGCGGTGAAGGACATCGAACTGCGTGTGGAACCGGTGATGTACGATCCGGACCGCGCGTAACTCGGCCGCGGGATCGAGCCCGACGGTCAGTCCGGCGGGAACGGCGGCGGCGATGGCGCGCACGTTCGGATCATCGATCACCAGCACGGCCCTCTCCGACTGGTGAATGTAGCGGGCGAAGCTCTCCTTGATCGCGGCGAAGGTCCGATAGGTGTTCAAGTGGTCGCGGCCGATGTTGTTCAGCACCCCGATCGTCGGCCTCAGGGAGAGGAACAACCCGTCGCTCTCGTCCACTTCAGTCACGAAGTAATCCCCTTTCCCGAGGTGGGAGTTCCCGCCGAGGCCGGGGCAGTACGCCCCTACGAGGTAGCTCGGGTCCATCCCGACAGCACGCAGGATGGTGGCGATCATCGCCGTAGTCGTGGTCTTCCCGTGCGTCCCGGTCACCCCGACGCTCCGGTAACCGGACAAGAGACGGCTGAGGGCGTGGAGACGGTGCACGACCGGGATCCTCCTCTCCCGTGCCGCCCGCAGCTCCACGTTCTCCTCCCCGATCGCCGAGGAGACGACCACCCTGTCTATCTCGGCTCCGTCCAAGTGACGAGCGTCGTGCCCCACGTAGATCCGTGCTCCGGCCCGGGCGAGGCGGCGGGTGGCGTCGTTCTCCCGCAGGTCGGAGCCGGAGATCCGCGCCCCGCCGGCGAGCATCACCGCGGCAAGCCCGCTCATCCCCGCTCCACCGATCCCGATGAAGTGGTAATTCTTCCCCGATTCGATCACGTCTGCGCCTCCCCTCGCGCCAGGCTCTCAATCTCCCCCAGGATCAGGCGGACGGCGGACCGCTGTCCGACCTGCGCTGCGTTCCGGCCGATCCGGTTCAACCGTACCTCGTCCCGGACCATCGCTTCGATGACCGGGGCAAGGCCCTCCTCCAACAACTCGTCTTCCTCCGCCACGGCGCATGCGCCCGCCGCCGCGAGGTAACGCGCGTTCCGGCGCTGATGGTCCTCCGCCGCCCCGGGCCAGGGGACGAGGAGGGCGGGCTTCCCGCAGGAGGTGATCTCGGCAAGGGTGGTGGCGCCGGCACGAGAGACGATCAGATCAGCAAGGGCGAATGCCTCCCCCATCCGGTCGATGTACCGGCGCACGATCACGTTTTTTACCCCCTCATCCGCGAACGCTTTGCGGATTGCATTTTCGTCCTCGGCATCTCCGGTGACAAGTAGGACCTGAAGCTCGCCGTCGGCGGCGATGGCATCGATCTTCTGGAGCAGCGCACGCACCAAAGTGCTCGATCCGCGCGACCCGCCGAAGACGAGGACCGTCTTCTTCCCGGGAACGAGCCCGAACCGGCGATAAGCGGCCTCCGAACGCTTGGAAAGGAGGAACTCCTCCCGGATCGGGTTCCCGGTGACCACAACCCGCCGGGCGTGGGGGAAGTCCTCCCGCGTCCGGGGGTAGGAGACGAGGACCTTGTCCACAAACCGGGAGAGGATCCTGTTCGTCAGCCCGGCGACCAGGTTCTGCTCGTGGATCACCGTGCGGATCGGGATGACCCTTCCGAGGAGGCTCCCGAGGAACAGGGGGGCGAACGATGCGTATCCCCCCATCCCGATCACGAGCTGCGGTCGGAACCGAAGGAACACCAATGCCGTCTCGATGAACGCAACGAAGAGGAGAAAAACGGCGTAGATCCCCTTGCCCACGCTCTCGCGCGAAATCCCGCGGGCGTGAATCGGAAAGAACCTGATCCAGGGGTAGGAAGGGAGGATCCGCGCCTCGATCCCCCTCCGCGTCCCCACGTACCCGAGCTCGATCGCAGGGTCGTCCTTCTTGAGCGCTTCCATCACGGCAAGGGCCGGATAGAAGTGCCCACCTGTCCCACCCCCGGCGACCAGCACGCGCATCAGCTCTCACCCCCTTGGCGGGATACGTTCAGCAGCACCCCGACCATTCCCAGGGTGACGAGGAGGGAGGAACCACCGTTGCTCACGAACGGGAGCGTCAACCCCGTGACCGGAAGGATCGCGAGCGCCACCCCGAGGTTGAGGATCGCTTGAAGCGAGATCGTAAACCCGATCCCGAGCGCGAGGAGCCGTCCGAGTCGGTCCGGAGCCCGCCCGGCGATCACGAACGCCCGCCAGGCAAACGCGACGAACAGCCCGATGAGGACGAGCGCCCCGATCAACCCCAGCTCTTCGGCGAGAACGGAGAAGATAAAATCGTTGTGCGCCTGGGGGAGGTAGAACAGCTTGGCCTGGGACGCCCCCAGGCCGCGGCCGAAGATCCCCCCTGCCCCGATCGCGGTCAGCGATTGGATGATCTGATACCCGGACGAGCTCGCGTAGGCGTGTGGGTCGATGAACGCGATGATCCGGGATAGACGGTAGGGGGCGATCAGGATCGCTAAATAGACGAATGGAACGCCGGAAACGGCGGTGAACAGGAGGTGCCGCACCTGCGCCCCGCCGAAGAAGAGCATCGCTGCCGTGAGGGAAGCAAGAACGAGGATCATCCCCAAGTCGGGCTGGTTGATCACCACTGCGGCGATCACCGCGAGGACGATCACGAACGGAAGGACCCCCTCGGTATACGATTTGATCCTCTCCCCCTTCCTGACGATCGTCGCCGCCAGGTAGACGATGAGGGCGAACTTGAGGAACTCGGTCGGTTGAAGGGCGAACGGTCCGAGGTCGAGCCAGCGGCCATCCCCCACCCGCGGGAACAGGGTGAGGAGGGTGAGGAGGAAACCACCGACGAGGAGGATGTCGTCCAACTGAGCGAGGCGGTGATAGTCGAACCGCGACAGGCCCCACATCAGCAACCCCCCGGCTCCAGCAGCGATCAACTGCTTGACGAACAGGTGGACGTCGTTCCCGTAATGGCGCAGAGAGAAGGGAGCGCTTGCGCTGTACACCATCACCAGGCCGTACAACAGGAGGAGGGAAGTGACGATTATTGTGTTTAGATCAGCGTGCCGCTCCACCCGCATCTCCTGACGTTCTGCCTCCATCCGTCAATTCGGCCCTTCTCCCGACGCGCTTCATAAATACCCCCTCTGTCCCATTACAGAAAGGAAGCGTGTCGGAGGGTGAGAGAAATTTCGTGCGGTGCTGATGGGACAGATGTCCGAGGAGAGGCGGACGCAGCTCCTAATCGGTCATGCGCGCGCGGAAGAATGGATGAGCGCGAATCATTGAGCTGAACGCCATTCCCCTCTCCTCATAGTTTTTAAACAGGTCATAGCTCGAGCAAGCAGGGGAGAAGAGGAGGACGTCGCCCGGGGAAGTGTGATCCAGGGCACATTCCACCGCGCCCTCAAGGTCGGGGAACTCCCCGGCCGGGACGATCCCAGCGGCGTGCAACCGCTCTTCGAGGTACGGCGCAGCCTCTCCGTACAGGACCACCTGCTTCACCCTGCGCCCCGCGATCTCCCGTGCGAGTTCCTCGTACCCTGCCCCCTTGTGGCGTCCGCCGAGGATGAGGACAACCGGGCGGTCGAACCCGCGCAGGGCGGCGATCGTCGCGGCGGCGTTGGTCGACTTGGAGTCGTTGATCACAAGCGCGCCACCGACCTCTCCCTCGACCCTCATCCGATAGGGGAGGGAGAACGCGGGGACGAGCCCCTCCAGGTCGAGGTCAAGCGGGTCAAACTCGACGATCCCCCGCGCCGCAGCGACCGCGGCCTTGAGGTTGAGCCGGTTGTGGAACAGGAGGCGTTCGAATCCAGGAAGTGGGGAGAGGTCAAGTCTGTCGTAGAAGACCACCGCCGGTTCGATCTCCCTGACCGCAGCGGCGAGTTCCGTGGGGGCGACGGCGAGGTCGTCCCGGGTCTGGTTGCGGAACAGACGGAGCTTCGCTGCGGTGTAGGCCGCCATGGTCCGGTGGCGGTCGAGGTGGTCGGGGGCGATGTTGAGGAGGACCCCGACACGGGGATGGAACGCGGACGATTGCTCGAGTTGGAAGCTGCTCACCTCGAGCACGAGTACGTCGTAATCGCCTCCGACGAGGGAGATCGCCGGGATCCCGATATTCCCGCCGCTCACCGCGGTGCGCCCCTGGGCGCGCAGGATCGCCTCGATGAGCCGCACCGTCGTGCTCTTCCCGTTCGTCCCGGTGACTCCGATGATCGGGACACGGGGGAGGAACATCCCCGCAAGGTCGAGCTCCGACAGGATCGGGATCCCACGACTACGGGCGTTTCCGAGGATCGGGGCGCGCGGGTCGACCCCCGGGCTGAGGACGATGAGATCCACGCCGCTGACGGCACGGAGGGTGTGCCCCCCGTCCTCGTACGAAACGGAATGGGAAGACAGGAATCCCTTCGCTTCGTCGGAGATGGAGCCTGCGTCGGTTACGAACGGCTCGATCCCCTTCCGGAGGAGAAACTCGACCACCGCGCGGCCAGTCCGGCCGAACCCGAACACCGCAACACGCGATGCCTCGACCTCACCGATCCTCACGCAGCGCCTCTTCGATCCGGTCCTCGAGGATCTGATCCGGGGAGAGGGAATCGAGCTGGAGGCTCATCGCCGCGACGTCGTAGATCGCCTGCCGGGGGGCCATCCCCACAAGCTCGCTCCGGGTGACGTTCACCCCGTAGCGGGCCGCCTCCCGTTGTACGAGCTCGAACACGCGTAGGATCGGGGTCTTGCGGAAGTTGGTGAGGTTCATCGATACCTGGACGATCCCCTTGTCCTCAAGTGGAAACCCGAGCGCTTTGACGTATCGCAGCCCCCCACTTGAGCCGCGCACCGCACGGGCGATCCTCTTGGCAATAGAGAGATCAGAAGTAGAGAGCTCGATGTTGTACGCGATCAAAAACTCCCGCGCTCCGACCGCTGTCGCTCCCCCGCTCGGATGGGGTCGGGCCGGGCCGAAGTCAGGAGCCCATTCCGGAAGGAGCATCTTCTCCGCGAGCCCCTCGAACTCCCCCTTCCTGATCGCGGCCAGGTCGCGGCGGGCAGGGGAGCGCGCCGATTCCTCGTACAGGTAGATCGGAAGATCGTATTCGGCGGCGAGCCTCGCCCCGACACGGCGGGAGATCTCCACGCAGTCCTCCATCGTCACCCCGCGCACCGGGACAAACGGAACGACGTCGACTGCGCCCATGCGCGGGTGGGCGCCGGTGTGCCTTCGCAGGT
It includes:
- a CDS encoding UDP-N-acetylmuramate--L-alanine ligase, with translation MIESGKNYHFIGIGGAGMSGLAAVMLAGGARISGSDLRENDATRRLARAGARIYVGHDARHLDGAEIDRVVVSSAIGEENVELRAARERRIPVVHRLHALSRLLSGYRSVGVTGTHGKTTTTAMIATILRAVGMDPSYLVGAYCPGLGGNSHLGKGDYFVTEVDESDGLFLSLRPTIGVLNNIGRDHLNTYRTFAAIKESFARYIHQSERAVLVIDDPNVRAIAAAVPAGLTVGLDPAAELRAVRIVHHRFHTQFDVLHRGQEVATVHLPAPGDHNVRNALAAIGAAYLAGVPIPTAAAALRGFILPQRRFQLLEENGVTVVDDYAHLPEEIAATLDAIRTGWERRRIVAIFQPHRYTRTQTIGPEFGAAFRLADTVVITSIYPANERPIPGVSAREIVEAVARETAADLYFIRSKEEVLSFLKRYIAPHDFIISFGAGDIWTVTEELSCFLKEGSFCPA
- the murB gene encoding UDP-N-acetylmuramate dehydrogenase, giving the protein MLPEGGKLLPGVSAGLAARISQFASVRYFEPLARHTTFKVGGPAAVFALPKSPAALREVVGLCRKEGVRHFVLGGGSNVLFPDSGFPGVVISTARLDGIAIDGEHVTAAAGARISELLTLLHHQGTRSLDFLAGIPGTIGGAVAMNAGITGAQIGERVESVWAIDSGGEVVRFTRDECRFAYRESRFKVERSPILAVRFSLGGADYDASALLARRAARQPSAPSAGCIFRNPPGDAAGRLIDVAGLKGLRVGMAKVSEKHANFIVNLGGATSADIRKIIDIVRQKVYKSFRILLELEIEVIDG
- the ftsW gene encoding putative lipid II flippase FtsW, which codes for MEAERQEMRVERHADLNTIIVTSLLLLYGLVMVYSASAPFSLRHYGNDVHLFVKQLIAAGAGGLLMWGLSRFDYHRLAQLDDILLVGGFLLTLLTLFPRVGDGRWLDLGPFALQPTEFLKFALIVYLAATIVRKGERIKSYTEGVLPFVIVLAVIAAVVINQPDLGMILVLASLTAAMLFFGGAQVRHLLFTAVSGVPFVYLAILIAPYRLSRIIAFIDPHAYASSSGYQIIQSLTAIGAGGIFGRGLGASQAKLFYLPQAHNDFIFSVLAEELGLIGALVLIGLFVAFAWRAFVIAGRAPDRLGRLLALGIGFTISLQAILNLGVALAILPVTGLTLPFVSNGGSSLLVTLGMVGVLLNVSRQGGES
- the murG gene encoding undecaprenyldiphospho-muramoylpentapeptide beta-N-acetylglucosaminyltransferase encodes the protein MRVLVAGGGTGGHFYPALAVMEALKKDDPAIELGYVGTRRGIEARILPSYPWIRFFPIHARGISRESVGKGIYAVFLLFVAFIETALVFLRFRPQLVIGMGGYASFAPLFLGSLLGRVIPIRTVIHEQNLVAGLTNRILSRFVDKVLVSYPRTREDFPHARRVVVTGNPIREEFLLSKRSEAAYRRFGLVPGKKTVLVFGGSRGSSTLVRALLQKIDAIAADGELQVLLVTGDAEDENAIRKAFADEGVKNVIVRRYIDRMGEAFALADLIVSRAGATTLAEITSCGKPALLVPWPGAAEDHQRRNARYLAAAGACAVAEEDELLEEGLAPVIEAMVRDEVRLNRIGRNAAQVGQRSAVRLILGEIESLARGEAQT
- the ftcD gene encoding glutamate formimidoyltransferase, which gives rise to MWNKIVESVPNISEGRRRDVVEEIVAAAAGPGRRVIDYSLDPDHNRAVITIVGTPDGIEDGIVGLTGRALALIDLRRHTGAHPRMGAVDVVPFVPVRGVTMEDCVEISRRVGARLAAEYDLPIYLYEESARSPARRDLAAIRKGEFEGLAEKMLLPEWAPDFGPARPHPSGGATAVGAREFLIAYNIELSTSDLSIAKRIARAVRGSSGGLRYVKALGFPLEDKGIVQVSMNLTNFRKTPILRVFELVQREAARYGVNVTRSELVGMAPRQAIYDVAAMSLQLDSLSPDQILEDRIEEALREDR
- the murD gene encoding UDP-N-acetylmuramoyl-L-alanine--D-glutamate ligase, with translation MRIGEVEASRVAVFGFGRTGRAVVEFLLRKGIEPFVTDAGSISDEAKGFLSSHSVSYEDGGHTLRAVSGVDLIVLSPGVDPRAPILGNARSRGIPILSELDLAGMFLPRVPIIGVTGTNGKSTTVRLIEAILRAQGRTAVSGGNIGIPAISLVGGDYDVLVLEVSSFQLEQSSAFHPRVGVLLNIAPDHLDRHRTMAAYTAAKLRLFRNQTRDDLAVAPTELAAAVREIEPAVVFYDRLDLSPLPGFERLLFHNRLNLKAAVAAARGIVEFDPLDLDLEGLVPAFSLPYRMRVEGEVGGALVINDSKSTNAAATIAALRGFDRPVVLILGGRHKGAGYEELAREIAGRRVKQVVLYGEAAPYLEERLHAAGIVPAGEFPDLEGAVECALDHTSPGDVLLFSPACSSYDLFKNYEERGMAFSSMIRAHPFFRARMTD